From the genome of Bacteroidales bacterium, one region includes:
- a CDS encoding acyl-CoA dehydrogenase family protein, which produces MHPLLTEKHQLYRQKVRDFAESEIRGLAAELDEKNQFSVEITKKMGDFGLFGITLPGRYGGQDLDTLSYIIAVEELARIDSSQAATVASHNSLGIGPVFQFGNEKQKSEMLPAFCRGDKLWAFGLTEETAGSDARGTKTSAVLEKGEWVINGSKIFITNSSSDISFGATLQVVTGENNGTRELSAILVPRNSPGYFCQRIHNKMMWRAADTGTLEFKDCRVPEENILGTRGMGARIMLKTLDGGRLAIAAMGLGLAQGAFEMALEYSQKRQQFGHPIGKNQAIAFKLADMDMKLELARNTLYLACILKDQNKPYEREAAISKLYCSEIAKEIADQAVQIFGAYGLFKDNPIERFYRDQRILQIGEGTSEILHIVISRFLGLKHLL; this is translated from the coding sequence ATGCATCCTTTACTTACAGAGAAACACCAATTATACAGGCAAAAGGTCAGAGATTTTGCCGAATCCGAAATTCGGGGTCTCGCAGCGGAACTGGACGAAAAGAACCAGTTTTCAGTTGAAATTACTAAAAAGATGGGGGATTTCGGCTTGTTTGGCATTACCTTGCCCGGTCGTTATGGTGGCCAGGATCTTGATACATTATCTTACATTATTGCCGTTGAAGAACTCGCCCGGATCGACAGCTCCCAGGCAGCCACTGTGGCATCGCATAATTCCCTTGGAATAGGTCCGGTTTTTCAATTCGGAAATGAAAAGCAAAAGTCCGAAATGCTTCCTGCCTTTTGCAGGGGCGATAAGCTTTGGGCTTTTGGACTAACTGAAGAAACTGCAGGCTCGGATGCCCGTGGTACTAAAACATCAGCCGTTCTTGAAAAAGGCGAATGGGTAATAAACGGATCAAAGATATTTATAACCAATTCATCTTCGGATATATCTTTCGGAGCCACATTGCAGGTTGTTACAGGTGAAAATAACGGAACCAGGGAGCTTTCAGCCATACTGGTCCCGCGTAATTCCCCCGGTTATTTCTGCCAGCGCATCCATAACAAAATGATGTGGAGAGCAGCTGATACCGGTACGCTTGAATTCAAAGACTGCCGTGTGCCGGAAGAAAACATTCTCGGAACACGGGGAATGGGTGCCCGTATTATGCTTAAAACCCTTGACGGCGGAAGGCTGGCTATTGCGGCCATGGGTTTGGGACTTGCTCAGGGTGCGTTTGAAATGGCGCTCGAATATTCACAAAAGAGGCAGCAATTCGGACATCCGATAGGAAAAAACCAGGCGATAGCCTTTAAACTTGCCGATATGGATATGAAGCTTGAACTGGCCCGCAACACGCTTTATTTGGCTTGCATTCTAAAGGATCAGAATAAGCCTTATGAACGTGAAGCAGCTATTTCAAAGCTTTACTGTTCTGAAATTGCAAAAGAAATAGCTGACCAGGCAGTCCAGATTTTCGGCGCCTATGGTTTATTCAAAGACAATCCCATTGAGCGCTTTTACCGCGATCAGCGTATTCTTCAGATAGGCGAAGGAACATCTGAAATTCTCCATATTGTGATATCACGCTTTCTGGGTTTAAAACACCTTCTCTGA
- a CDS encoding biotin carboxylase N-terminal domain-containing protein, which yields MERPLKKILIANRGEIALRIIRTTRKMGISTVSLYTEIEAGNPWSEESDESFSLGKGTLLETWLNIEKIIDIAVETGCDAIHPGYGFLAENSLFAEACHTHNIAFIGPPASILKLMGDKINAREWAGSLGIPVPESFCGNSLELLSLKDTLPYPVIVKAVVGGGGKGMRLVSSPDDIENVLKTTSNEALQYFGDNRIYIEKYIENARHIEIQILADKYGNAVHLFERECSVQRRHQKLIEESPSSVPAHVLNELIHASLQIARSVKYEGAGTVEFLVEPSGKYYFLEVNPRIQVEHGVTELITGVDMVAEQIKIAAGFPLALKQQNLKSEGHAIEARMYAEDPENDLLPSPGIVHELSFPEVNGLRLETSVRPGSAIAENFDPLVAKILIHANSRSEAVELLKRTVKQTAVTGIHNNLALLDLILSDPDFKNEKTSTVWLNQKLDGYSLLIAQRRKVFERVSLCGAAFWVLNSESTEKHAVWNSGFWRNVNRIRFRADQGVTEIEYERTGPQSIDLYINEERIEISDLNKSGNRLRFLFNGRPVELYARFEQGTTVSVSDGHLTWQWPVFALKSEKDYVSETAYFTSHSNMVKAPQPGTVLNIRVSEGQRINRGDYLLTIESMKLENTIMATCEGMVEKIAIKTGDRVKKDEPLIYLQDSINN from the coding sequence ATGGAAAGGCCTTTGAAAAAAATACTGATTGCCAACAGGGGCGAAATCGCGTTACGGATTATACGGACAACGCGCAAAATGGGTATTTCCACTGTTTCGCTCTACACTGAAATTGAAGCCGGTAACCCGTGGTCTGAAGAAAGTGATGAATCGTTCTCTCTTGGTAAAGGAACGCTTTTGGAAACATGGCTGAATATTGAAAAAATAATTGACATCGCTGTCGAAACCGGCTGTGATGCGATTCATCCGGGCTATGGCTTTCTTGCAGAAAATTCTCTCTTTGCCGAAGCTTGCCATACCCACAATATTGCATTTATAGGGCCGCCTGCTTCGATTCTGAAATTAATGGGAGATAAAATAAACGCCCGTGAATGGGCCGGTTCACTTGGAATTCCGGTTCCTGAGTCGTTTTGCGGAAACTCCCTGGAATTGCTTTCCCTGAAGGATACTTTGCCTTACCCGGTAATTGTAAAAGCCGTGGTAGGAGGCGGTGGCAAAGGTATGCGGCTTGTATCTTCGCCCGATGACATTGAAAATGTGCTGAAAACTACCTCAAATGAAGCACTTCAATATTTCGGCGACAACCGGATATATATTGAAAAATATATTGAAAACGCAAGGCACATCGAAATACAAATTCTTGCTGATAAATATGGCAATGCCGTTCATCTTTTTGAAAGGGAATGTTCGGTGCAGCGGCGTCATCAGAAGCTTATCGAGGAAAGTCCTTCATCAGTTCCAGCACATGTTTTGAATGAGCTTATCCATGCATCCCTTCAGATTGCCCGGTCAGTTAAATACGAAGGTGCCGGAACGGTTGAATTCCTGGTTGAACCTTCGGGTAAATACTATTTTCTTGAAGTGAATCCGCGAATACAGGTCGAGCACGGCGTTACTGAATTAATTACAGGAGTCGACATGGTTGCGGAACAAATCAAAATTGCCGCAGGATTTCCGCTTGCTTTAAAGCAACAGAATCTAAAGTCGGAAGGTCATGCCATTGAAGCACGTATGTATGCTGAAGACCCTGAGAATGACCTGTTACCTTCTCCCGGAATTGTGCATGAACTATCATTTCCTGAAGTAAATGGACTTCGACTTGAAACATCGGTGAGGCCGGGGAGTGCCATCGCTGAGAACTTTGATCCGCTGGTTGCCAAAATCCTTATTCATGCTAATTCACGCAGTGAGGCTGTTGAACTTTTGAAACGTACTGTTAAACAAACTGCTGTAACCGGAATTCATAACAATCTGGCATTGCTTGATCTGATCCTGTCTGATCCTGATTTCAAAAATGAAAAAACTTCCACGGTGTGGCTGAACCAAAAACTGGATGGGTACAGCTTGCTGATTGCCCAACGCCGGAAAGTATTTGAACGGGTCTCGCTTTGTGGTGCTGCATTTTGGGTATTGAATTCTGAATCGACAGAAAAACATGCAGTCTGGAATTCCGGTTTCTGGAGAAATGTAAACCGCATTCGGTTTCGTGCCGATCAGGGAGTAACCGAAATAGAATATGAAAGAACCGGACCCCAAAGCATTGACTTATATATCAATGAAGAAAGAATTGAAATTTCAGACCTGAATAAAAGCGGCAACAGGTTGCGTTTCCTTTTCAATGGCCGGCCTGTTGAATTGTATGCCCGTTTTGAACAAGGAACAACCGTATCGGTTTCAGACGGTCATTTAACCTGGCAATGGCCTGTTTTTGCGCTGAAGTCCGAAAAGGATTATGTAAGTGAAACGGCATATTTTACAAGCCATAGTAATATGGTTAAAGCACCTCAGCCCGGAACGGTATTGAATATAAGGGTATCGGAGGGACAGAGGATAAACAGGGGTGATTACCTGCTAACCATTGAATCGATGAAACTTGAAAACACAATTATGGCAACATGTGAAGGCATGGTTGAAAAAATCGCCATTAAAACAGGTGACAGGGTGAAAAAAGATGAACCGCTGATTTACCTGCAGGATTCTATTAACAATTAA
- a CDS encoding sugar phosphate isomerase/epimerase, protein MDNKINKSKGFSRRRFIGSTAAVAAFSMVPLKSALGKSPASSFQLTDSNFNGVNIGAITYSWRSMPGGVDNIIKYCTETGISTIELMSGDVEEYLGAPENPMMSFFRNAPPPPPPPPPAPATDVQPKTPQPAAPPPPPPRRFELTPEQKAAMEKYNQDVKAWRLALPISKYADVKKKFDDAGISVHIIKFSPSKWSDEEIDYAFKAAKAIGAKGVTEEIGEEAVKKLAPFAEKHGLYAIFHNHMQFATPGFSVDPFLAVSPSVMLNFDSGHYFGSTGKHPNEFIEKYHDRIVSLHIKDKTGPNVDPANTNQVWGQGQMPLAEVLTFVQKQKYPIFCDIELEYDVKPWSDAVKEVKNCVNFAKAVLM, encoded by the coding sequence ATGGATAACAAAATCAACAAAAGCAAAGGGTTTTCGCGCAGGCGCTTTATTGGAAGTACCGCTGCCGTCGCTGCATTTTCAATGGTTCCGTTGAAAAGTGCCCTGGGTAAATCACCCGCTTCATCTTTCCAATTGACCGATTCAAATTTCAATGGTGTAAATATCGGCGCCATCACCTATAGCTGGAGAAGTATGCCCGGCGGTGTGGACAACATTATCAAATATTGCACTGAAACCGGCATCAGCACGATCGAGCTGATGAGCGGCGATGTGGAAGAATATCTTGGTGCCCCGGAGAATCCGATGATGTCCTTTTTCAGGAATGCGCCTCCTCCACCGCCTCCTCCGCCACCCGCACCAGCAACTGATGTTCAGCCAAAAACACCTCAGCCTGCTGCGCCTCCTCCGCCTCCTCCACGCAGATTTGAACTGACACCCGAGCAAAAGGCAGCCATGGAGAAATACAACCAGGATGTAAAAGCATGGCGGCTTGCACTACCGATCAGTAAATATGCCGATGTAAAAAAGAAATTTGATGATGCCGGAATATCCGTTCATATCATCAAATTTTCGCCGTCTAAATGGAGTGATGAAGAAATCGATTATGCTTTTAAAGCCGCAAAGGCAATTGGTGCCAAAGGGGTAACAGAAGAAATCGGCGAGGAAGCTGTGAAAAAACTCGCCCCGTTTGCTGAAAAGCATGGCCTGTATGCCATTTTTCATAACCATATGCAGTTTGCCACTCCGGGCTTCAGCGTGGATCCTTTCCTCGCCGTTTCGCCCAGTGTCATGCTCAATTTTGATTCAGGACATTATTTCGGTTCGACAGGTAAACATCCGAATGAATTTATTGAGAAATACCACGACCGGATTGTAAGCCTGCATATCAAAGACAAGACCGGTCCGAATGTTGATCCGGCGAATACAAACCAGGTTTGGGGACAGGGACAAATGCCGCTTGCCGAAGTACTTACATTTGTACAGAAACAGAAATATCCCATATTCTGTGATATAGAGCTTGAATACGATGTAAAACCCTGGTCAGACGCTGTGAAAGAAGTAAAGAACTGTGTGAATTTCGCGAAGGCAGTGCTGATGTAA
- a CDS encoding enoyl-CoA hydratase-related protein, whose amino-acid sequence MVKETPVLTEISGNSAVIWLNRPEKHNALNIEMLSQFLQAILHLNNVPSIRIITIRGKGNSFCSGADLNWMQNSLSLSIEENYVECEILASCFHEIYNSKKIIISQVHGFCMGGGNGFAAASDIVLAENNSVFAFSEVLLGLVPATIMPYVTAKTGPGKISEYLLTGRNFTAGEAKETGLVNRIYDEPGAQEILEGLISQLLRGAPEAQRTIKYNLRNPYPDLLLPGLKTQTANQLAGIRTSLEAREGVNACLQKRLPVWENEML is encoded by the coding sequence ATGGTAAAAGAAACTCCCGTTCTCACAGAAATAAGCGGAAATTCGGCTGTTATATGGCTTAACAGGCCTGAAAAACACAATGCACTGAATATTGAAATGCTGTCACAATTTCTTCAGGCTATACTTCACCTGAACAACGTTCCATCCATACGAATCATTACTATCCGCGGAAAAGGGAATTCATTTTGCTCAGGAGCCGATCTTAACTGGATGCAAAACTCGTTGAGCTTGTCAATCGAGGAGAACTATGTTGAATGTGAGATACTTGCATCCTGCTTTCATGAAATTTACAACAGTAAGAAAATAATTATAAGCCAGGTTCACGGGTTTTGCATGGGGGGCGGGAATGGCTTTGCTGCTGCTTCTGATATTGTACTTGCAGAAAATAATTCAGTCTTTGCTTTTTCCGAAGTATTGCTTGGATTGGTGCCTGCCACAATTATGCCCTATGTCACGGCTAAAACAGGCCCTGGTAAAATAAGCGAATACCTTCTTACCGGCCGCAATTTTACAGCCGGGGAGGCAAAAGAAACCGGACTTGTTAACCGGATATATGATGAACCTGGTGCGCAGGAAATTCTCGAGGGACTTATCAGCCAGTTATTAAGAGGTGCTCCTGAAGCACAGCGTACAATTAAGTATAATCTCCGCAATCCATACCCTGATCTGCTATTACCCGGACTGAAGACCCAGACGGCAAATCAGCTGGCCGGCATAAGAACATCCTTAGAAGCCAGGGAAGGCGTTAATGCCTGTCTTCAGAAACGACTTCCTGTCTGGGAAAATGAAATGCTTTGA
- the mtgA gene encoding monofunctional biosynthetic peptidoglycan transglycosylase encodes MGISQPPESQITGQPQNTWVSEPNPKAYTPYLKKAWKIAKWSAIGFFGSTILAVLLFSFINPPLTPLMLQRAFAKDSKGHFAGIHKDWVSYRHISPNMIQAVVASEDNRFTEHFGIDMQAVEKAVDYNKRHRRKHGASTISQQVAKNVFLWPARTWIRKGFELYFTVMIETVWSKKRIMVVYLNVVETGNGVYGVEAASQKYFHKPASRLTRGEAALIAASLPNPRKRNPSQPSAYMLRRQAKILDIMRKIGKVEL; translated from the coding sequence ATGGGAATATCTCAACCGCCGGAATCCCAGATAACAGGGCAGCCACAGAACACATGGGTTTCAGAACCAAACCCAAAAGCGTATACCCCTTACCTGAAGAAAGCCTGGAAAATAGCAAAATGGAGCGCCATTGGTTTCTTCGGTTCAACCATCCTTGCAGTTCTTCTTTTCTCCTTTATCAATCCTCCCCTAACACCCCTGATGCTTCAAAGAGCGTTTGCAAAAGATTCCAAAGGTCATTTTGCCGGTATCCATAAAGACTGGGTTTCATACCGGCATATTTCTCCCAATATGATACAGGCGGTTGTAGCTTCGGAGGACAACCGGTTTACAGAGCACTTCGGAATCGATATGCAGGCTGTAGAAAAGGCTGTAGATTATAATAAAAGGCACAGGAGAAAGCATGGCGCCAGTACAATCAGCCAGCAGGTGGCTAAAAATGTATTCCTTTGGCCGGCACGGACCTGGATAAGGAAAGGATTTGAACTTTATTTCACGGTGATGATTGAAACCGTCTGGAGCAAAAAAAGGATAATGGTTGTATACCTCAACGTGGTTGAAACAGGCAATGGAGTATACGGCGTTGAAGCGGCCTCGCAAAAATACTTTCATAAACCGGCATCGCGTCTCACCCGGGGTGAGGCGGCCCTAATAGCCGCATCCCTGCCGAATCCGAGGAAAAGAAACCCCTCCCAGCCTTCGGCTTACATGCTCCGAAGGCAGGCGAAGATATTGGATATCATGAGAAAGATAGGGAAGGTGGAATTATAA
- a CDS encoding carboxyl transferase domain-containing protein encodes MDVLKSNIKTGNEQFRIRRESYESSVAELRQYIRKYTRGGDPERIRNHTSKGKLTARQRIDLLVDTSGAFLELSPLAAFGQYEDKFPGAGIVTGIGIIHGRETVIIANDATIKGGTYVAETIKKHLRAQEIALENNLPCIYLVDSGGIYLPEQARVFADKNDFGRIFYNQSVLSAAAIPQVAVVLGSCTAGGAYIPVMCEETIIVRNQGTIFLGGPPLVSAAIGEEISAEELGGAAVHTGISGVADHLAVNDEHALHICRNIFETLHRPEKQSNLQATPEEPLYDPHELYGLLPQSVRENPDPREIIARIVDGSRFQEFKTEYGQTLVTGFARIMGYTVGILANHGVIHASSALKGTHFIELCNYRKIPMVFLQHITGFMVGREAEHNGIARDGAKMVHAVATSVVPKFTIITGGSFGAGNYAMSGRAFNPRLLFMLPGARISVMGAEQAAHVLVTIGEKHNNGSAAVLQAETKRSTIFETYEKQGSPYYSTSRLWDDGIIDPVDIRKVLGLGIAMSMNKKFADPENGIYRM; translated from the coding sequence TTGGATGTTCTCAAATCAAATATTAAAACGGGTAATGAACAATTCAGGATCCGAAGGGAATCATATGAGTCGTCTGTTGCCGAACTCCGGCAGTACATCCGGAAGTATACCCGTGGCGGTGATCCTGAACGCATCCGGAATCATACATCAAAAGGAAAACTAACTGCAAGGCAACGCATAGACCTTCTTGTCGACACCTCGGGCGCATTCCTGGAATTGTCTCCTCTGGCGGCTTTCGGACAATATGAAGATAAGTTTCCTGGTGCAGGCATTGTAACCGGCATTGGAATCATCCACGGCCGTGAAACAGTTATCATTGCGAATGATGCAACCATCAAGGGCGGCACTTATGTGGCTGAAACGATTAAAAAACACCTTCGGGCCCAGGAAATTGCACTCGAAAACAACCTGCCCTGTATTTATCTTGTCGATTCGGGTGGTATTTATCTTCCTGAACAGGCAAGGGTTTTTGCCGACAAGAATGATTTCGGAAGGATCTTTTATAACCAGTCGGTTCTTTCTGCCGCCGCCATTCCACAGGTTGCTGTTGTTTTGGGCTCCTGCACAGCAGGCGGGGCCTATATACCCGTCATGTGTGAAGAAACGATCATCGTCAGGAACCAGGGTACTATTTTTTTAGGAGGTCCGCCCCTTGTTAGTGCCGCAATAGGTGAAGAAATTTCAGCTGAAGAATTGGGTGGCGCTGCAGTTCACACAGGTATTTCGGGTGTGGCTGACCATCTTGCAGTCAACGATGAGCATGCGCTCCATATTTGCAGGAACATTTTTGAAACGCTTCACCGGCCTGAAAAGCAAAGCAACCTGCAAGCTACCCCTGAAGAACCTTTATATGACCCCCACGAATTATATGGCCTTCTTCCTCAATCAGTCAGGGAAAATCCTGATCCCCGTGAGATCATTGCCCGGATTGTAGACGGAAGCCGTTTCCAGGAATTCAAGACGGAATATGGCCAAACCCTGGTCACCGGATTTGCGCGGATAATGGGCTATACAGTCGGAATTCTCGCTAACCACGGTGTAATCCATGCATCCTCGGCCTTAAAAGGAACACATTTTATCGAACTTTGCAATTACCGTAAGATTCCCATGGTCTTTCTTCAGCATATCACCGGATTTATGGTGGGCAGGGAGGCTGAACATAACGGAATAGCCCGCGACGGTGCCAAAATGGTACATGCAGTTGCTACATCCGTGGTTCCTAAATTCACAATAATCACCGGCGGTTCATTCGGGGCGGGGAATTATGCTATGTCTGGCAGAGCCTTTAACCCACGGCTTTTATTCATGCTTCCGGGTGCACGTATTTCAGTGATGGGAGCCGAGCAGGCCGCGCATGTGCTGGTTACTATAGGCGAAAAACACAATAATGGCTCTGCAGCAGTACTCCAGGCAGAAACCAAACGAAGCACAATATTTGAAACTTACGAAAAGCAGGGATCTCCTTATTACAGCACCTCCCGGTTGTGGGATGACGGGATCATCGATCCCGTGGATATCAGGAAGGTGCTTGGATTGGGCATCGCCATGTCAATGAACAAAAAATTCGCTGATCCTGAAAATGGGATCTATCGCATGTAA
- the feoB gene encoding ferrous iron transport protein B, producing MNSHLKLSEVETGESVYIIFVKGKGAFRQRLGEMGFVKGKRVTVVKNAPLNDPIEFSILGYNISLRRNEASLIEVSTDKIEGIHDEQIHPEFLQEAPEINRQDRIIRVAMVGNPNSGKTTIYNYASKSREHVGNYTGVTVSSKTATFKVDDTVIHLTDLPGTYSVSAYSPEELFVREFIVESKPDVVVNVIDAANLERNLFLTTQLIDMNVKVVVALNMFDELLKLHDHFDYLTLGSMLGIPFVPTIGARGKGINKLFRKVIDVYNGRETSQRYVKINYGTEIEQSITRITGKLNSGKTGGYDGNLSPRFLALRLLGRDSHVEDLMMNSPVYESLTITAREESARIEHLMSDTVESVITDARYGFISGALKETYKPGTLNRRKVSDGIDNLLTNRYLGFPVFLLFMWVMFSATFNLGAYPQQWIENGVALLSSLINEHMAAGSFKDLLTDGIIGGVGGVIVFLPNILILFFFISIMEDTGYMARAAFITDKLMHKIGLHGKSFIPLIMGFGCNVPAIMATRTIENRSNRLLTILINPFMSCSARLPVYILLIGAVFPSFKGTLLFSIYLIGIIMAVGVALVFKKTLFKSSDAPFVMELPPYRLPTIRSVTKHMWMKASQYLRKMGGIILIASVLIWALGYFPVQKTEKQAQQTSSVQNSYIARIGKTVQPVIAPLGFDWKMGVCLITGIAAKEIVVSTMGVIYSDDHANSSVSLEQRISASGEFTIPATLSFLVFTLLYFPCLATLTAIYNETGSVKWPLFSLTMTTALAWIASFITFNIAVLFV from the coding sequence ATGAACAGCCATTTGAAATTATCGGAAGTTGAAACAGGTGAATCGGTTTATATAATATTTGTTAAAGGCAAAGGGGCGTTCAGGCAGCGGCTCGGCGAAATGGGCTTTGTGAAGGGGAAAAGAGTTACCGTTGTAAAAAATGCTCCGCTGAATGACCCGATAGAATTCAGCATCCTTGGATATAATATTTCCTTGCGGAGGAATGAAGCCTCACTTATTGAAGTCAGTACCGACAAAATCGAAGGAATTCACGATGAGCAGATCCATCCTGAGTTTTTGCAGGAAGCCCCTGAAATTAACAGGCAAGACAGGATTATCCGGGTTGCCATGGTCGGAAACCCGAATTCAGGAAAAACAACTATTTATAATTACGCTTCGAAATCGCGGGAGCATGTCGGCAACTATACCGGTGTCACTGTAAGTTCGAAAACCGCAACATTTAAGGTTGACGACACAGTGATTCACCTCACTGACCTTCCGGGAACCTACTCGGTTTCGGCGTATTCACCTGAAGAATTATTTGTGAGAGAATTCATCGTCGAAAGCAAACCCGATGTCGTTGTAAATGTAATCGATGCGGCAAACCTTGAAAGGAACCTTTTTCTCACCACCCAGCTGATCGACATGAATGTAAAAGTGGTTGTGGCGCTAAATATGTTCGATGAATTGCTGAAACTTCACGATCATTTTGATTACCTCACCCTGGGAAGTATGCTCGGAATTCCGTTTGTCCCTACAATCGGAGCCAGGGGTAAGGGAATTAACAAGCTGTTCAGAAAGGTGATTGATGTTTACAATGGCAGGGAAACTTCTCAGCGATATGTGAAAATCAACTATGGCACTGAAATAGAACAGTCCATCACCCGTATAACCGGTAAACTCAACTCCGGAAAGACAGGCGGCTATGATGGTAACCTGTCACCACGTTTCCTGGCACTTAGGCTTCTCGGGCGCGACAGTCATGTTGAAGACCTGATGATGAACAGCCCGGTTTATGAATCCCTTACAATTACAGCGCGCGAAGAATCCGCCAGGATTGAACACCTGATGAGCGATACCGTTGAAAGTGTGATTACGGATGCCCGGTATGGTTTCATTTCAGGGGCACTAAAGGAAACCTATAAACCAGGAACTTTGAACCGGCGCAAGGTATCGGACGGCATTGATAACCTTCTGACCAACCGTTACCTGGGTTTCCCGGTTTTCCTGTTGTTTATGTGGGTTATGTTTTCGGCTACATTTAATTTGGGCGCTTATCCGCAGCAATGGATTGAAAACGGCGTGGCGTTGTTATCCTCACTCATTAATGAACACATGGCGGCCGGGTCATTCAAGGATCTGCTGACTGACGGGATAATCGGTGGTGTGGGAGGCGTAATTGTGTTTTTACCAAATATTCTGATCCTGTTTTTCTTTATTTCCATAATGGAAGACACCGGTTATATGGCACGGGCGGCTTTTATAACCGATAAGCTGATGCATAAGATAGGCCTGCATGGCAAGTCATTCATTCCCCTGATTATGGGATTCGGGTGCAACGTTCCTGCCATCATGGCAACGCGGACAATCGAAAACAGGAGCAATCGCCTGCTTACTATCCTGATTAATCCGTTTATGTCGTGCAGTGCCCGATTGCCGGTTTACATACTGCTCATAGGGGCCGTTTTCCCTTCATTCAAGGGAACCCTGCTGTTTTCCATTTACCTTATCGGTATAATTATGGCTGTGGGTGTCGCGCTTGTTTTTAAAAAGACTCTTTTTAAATCTTCCGATGCACCGTTTGTAATGGAACTTCCTCCCTACAGATTGCCGACAATCAGGTCGGTGACAAAGCATATGTGGATGAAGGCATCACAATATCTCAGGAAAATGGGAGGAATCATTCTTATTGCCTCTGTTTTAATTTGGGCACTTGGTTATTTTCCGGTTCAGAAGACAGAAAAACAGGCACAGCAAACCTCTTCGGTGCAGAATTCATATATTGCCCGAATCGGAAAAACAGTTCAACCCGTGATTGCCCCGCTGGGATTCGATTGGAAAATGGGCGTCTGCCTGATTACCGGTATTGCTGCCAAAGAAATAGTAGTCAGTACAATGGGTGTGATTTATTCTGACGATCATGCCAATTCGTCTGTTTCGCTTGAACAGAGAATCAGCGCTTCAGGGGAATTCACAATACCAGCCACCCTTTCATTCCTGGTGTTTACATTGCTTTATTTTCCTTGCCTGGCCACCCTTACGGCAATTTACAATGAAACCGGATCGGTGAAATGGCCGCTGTTTTCGCTTACCATGACTACCGCACTGGCGTGGATCGCCTCATTTATAACTTTTAACATTGCCGTTTTATTTGTCTGA
- a CDS encoding DUF3276 family protein encodes MIEDRNEKSRTAEDSDHREIFSRAVRAGKRTYFFDVKATRRNDYFLTITESKKRFQKDGRFFFEKHKIFLYKEDFDKFAEGFQEVIEFIKTVKTDGNGQEGEELTDNYTNVDFDDLEGVEFDEEKIQN; translated from the coding sequence ATGATTGAAGATCGGAATGAAAAAAGCCGGACCGCCGAAGATTCAGATCACCGGGAAATATTCTCGAGGGCGGTCAGAGCAGGAAAAAGAACCTATTTTTTTGATGTTAAGGCCACCAGAAGAAATGACTATTTCCTGACGATTACTGAAAGCAAGAAGCGGTTTCAGAAAGACGGACGCTTTTTCTTTGAGAAACACAAAATTTTCCTGTATAAAGAAGATTTCGACAAATTCGCCGAAGGATTCCAGGAAGTGATTGAATTTATTAAAACCGTTAAAACCGATGGTAATGGCCAGGAAGGCGAAGAATTAACCGACAACTACACCAACGTTGATTTTGACGATCTTGAAGGCGTTGAATTTGATGAAGAAAAGATCCAGAATTAA